The Canis aureus isolate CA01 chromosome 9, VMU_Caureus_v.1.0, whole genome shotgun sequence genome has a segment encoding these proteins:
- the BTBD7 gene encoding BTB/POZ domain-containing protein 7 isoform X3 has product MGANASNYPHSCSPRVGGNSQAQQTFIGTSSYSQQGYGCESKLYSLDHGHEKPQDKKKRTSGLATLKKKFIKRRKSNRSADHAKQMRELLSGWDVRDVNALVEEYEGTSALKELSLQASLARPEARTLQKDMADLYEYKYCTDVDLIFQETCFPVHRAILAARCPFFKTLLSSSPEYGAEIIMDINTAGIDMPMFSALLHYLYTGEFGMEDSRFQNVDILVQLSEEFGTPNSLDVDMRGLFDYMCYYDVVLSFSSDSELVEAFGGNQNCLDEELKAHKAIISARSPFFRNLLQRRIRTGEEITDRTLRTPTRIILDESIIPKKYAKVILHCMYTDMVDLSVLHCSPSVGSLSEVQALVAGKPNMTRAEEAMELYHIALFLEFNMLAQAWQKNQSKEFKRSGYIFIHKQHESVIASFPSEEE; this is encoded by the exons ATGGGTGCTAATGCATCTAACTATCCTCATTCATGTTCCCCGAGGGTAGGGGGAAATTCTCAAGCCCAACAGACTTTTATAG GGACATCATCCTACTCTCAGCAAGGCTATGGTTGTGAATCAAAATTATATAGCCTTGACCATGGCCATGAGAAAccacaagacaaaaaaaagagaacctcTGGCCTTGCCACCCTCAAAAAGAAGTTTATCAAGCGTCGAAAATCTAATAGGTCTGCCGATCATGCCAAGCAGATGCGAGAACTCCTCTCTGGGTGGGATGTTAGAGATGTTAATGCTTTAGTGGAGGAATATGAGGGAACTTCAGCCTTAAAGGAGCTTTCTCTACAAGCCAGTTTGGCTAGACCAGAAGCTCGGACATTGCAGAAAGATATGGCCGATCTTTATGAGTACAAGTATTGTACCGATGTAGACTTAATATTTCAAGAAACTTGTTTTCCTGTTCATCGTGCCATTTTGGCAGCAAGGTGTCCGTTTTTTAAAACACTGCTTTCTTCCTCACCGGAGTATGGGGCAGAGATCATTATGGACATCAATACAGCTGGTATAGACATGCCCATGTTTTCTGCTTTGCTACACTACCTTTATACAGGAGAGTTCGGAATGGAGGACTCAAGGTTTCAAAATGTTGATATCCTCGTTCAGCTTAGTGAAGAATTTGGAACACCAAATTCCCTTGATGTAGATATGCGTGGACTTTTTGATTACATGTGTTATTATGATGTTGTCCTTAGTTTTTCTTCAGACTCTGAACTGGTTGAAGCTTTTGGTGGAAATCAGAACTGTTTAGATGAAGAGCTCAAAGCTCACAAGGCTATTATTTCAGCACGGTCCCCATTTTTTCGGAATTTATTACAAAGGAGGATACGGACTGGTGAAGAAATCACAGACCGAACTTTGAGGACTCCCACAAGAATTATATTAGATGAGTCTATTATACCAAAAAAATATGCGAAAGttatattacactgtatgtatACTGATATGGTGGACCTTTCCGTCTTACACTGTAGCCCCTCTGTGGGGAGTCTCAGTGAGGTTCAGGCTCTCGTCGCAGGGAAGCCAAACATGACCAGGGCAGAAGAAGCCATGGAACTTTACCACATAGCACTGTTCTTGGAATTTAACATGCTTGCACAAG